Proteins from one Faecalibacterium sp. I3-3-33 genomic window:
- a CDS encoding pyridoxal phosphate-dependent aminotransferase, protein MLNETYRAMLNNKSVIRETFMYGRQRAAQIGSENVFDYSLGNPSVPCPPEFTAAMQTLLAQEEPVSLHGYCPSQGDPGFRTAVAAHLTETFGLPYAQKHIFPTTGAAGAIAHAIRAVTQPGDEVLTFAPYFPEYGPYVAGTGAVLRVVPPQAPTFQPNLDAFAQMLTEKVTCVLINTPNNPTGVVYSADTLTRMAAILTEKSAQYGHNIFLVSDEPYRDIVFDGKTVPYPAAFYPHTLTCFSYSKSLSLPGERLGYVAVRPGCEGEDILVDMMSQISRFTGHNCPPSIIQRAVSRCQKVTSDLSVYQTNMELLYQKLTALGFEVERPGGTFYIFPKALEEDANAFCQKAREFDLLLVPSDSFGVKGYVRLAYCIDTEKVKRSLPAFEKLAAAYRK, encoded by the coding sequence ATGCTGAACGAGACCTACCGCGCCATGCTGAACAACAAAAGCGTCATCCGCGAGACCTTTATGTATGGCAGACAGCGCGCTGCCCAGATCGGCAGCGAGAACGTGTTCGATTATTCACTGGGCAACCCCAGCGTGCCCTGCCCGCCGGAGTTCACTGCCGCCATGCAGACCCTGCTGGCACAGGAAGAGCCGGTAAGCCTGCACGGTTATTGCCCTAGTCAGGGCGACCCGGGCTTCCGCACCGCTGTGGCGGCGCATCTGACCGAGACCTTCGGTCTGCCCTATGCGCAAAAGCACATTTTCCCCACCACCGGCGCGGCGGGTGCGATCGCCCACGCCATCCGGGCGGTGACCCAGCCCGGGGACGAGGTGCTGACCTTTGCGCCCTACTTCCCGGAGTACGGCCCCTATGTGGCGGGCACCGGCGCGGTGCTGCGGGTCGTTCCCCCGCAGGCACCCACCTTCCAGCCTAATCTGGATGCCTTTGCGCAGATGCTGACCGAAAAGGTCACCTGTGTGCTCATCAACACCCCCAATAACCCCACCGGCGTGGTCTACTCCGCCGACACCCTGACCCGCATGGCGGCGATTCTGACCGAAAAGAGCGCCCAGTACGGACACAATATCTTCTTGGTCAGTGACGAGCCCTACCGGGACATCGTTTTTGATGGCAAGACCGTGCCTTACCCGGCGGCGTTCTACCCCCACACCCTGACCTGCTTCTCCTACTCCAAGAGCCTGAGCCTGCCCGGCGAGCGTCTGGGCTATGTGGCGGTGCGCCCGGGGTGCGAGGGGGAGGATATCCTTGTGGACATGATGAGCCAGATCTCCCGCTTTACCGGCCACAACTGCCCGCCCAGCATCATCCAGCGGGCGGTCAGCCGCTGCCAGAAGGTGACCAGTGACCTTTCGGTCTACCAGACCAATATGGAGCTGCTGTACCAGAAGCTCACCGCGCTGGGCTTTGAAGTGGAGCGCCCGGGCGGCACCTTCTATATCTTCCCCAAGGCACTGGAGGAGGACGCCAACGCCTTCTGCCAGAAAGCCCGGGAATTCGACCTGCTGCTGGTGCCCAGCGACAGCTTTGGGGTAAAGGGCTATGTGCGCCTTGCCTACTGCATCGACACCGAAAAGGTAAAGCGCAGCCTGCCCGCCTTTGAAAAGCTGGCAGCCGCCTACCGCAAATAA
- a CDS encoding cation diffusion facilitator family transporter, translated as MTQLLIRLFIRRPNSPQDPRVRAAYGNLASVVGMVCNILLCLGKFVVGTLFGSIAITADALNNLSDASSNIVSLVGFKLAAKAPDAEHPYGHARFEYLAGLVVSVTILGIGFSLLKESVTKVLHPTPVQFGWLTVAVLVVSILVKLWMSGFNRTIGRIISSETLIATAADSRNDVLSTAAVLVAAILCRVTGWDVLDGLMGVGVAVFILISGWGLVMDTLSPLLGESPSEDLVEHIEQTVMGYPGVLGVHDLMVHDYGPGHQFASIHVELPAEQDPLEAHDLIDNIERDFMKHDHLMVTIHYDPIVTSDAAVGVLRSRLTEKLRQLDPALSLHDLRIVPGKTHTNVLFDLVLPAGYAGDKVELLTQMEQFIKEQDPTYNCIIKLEQSYTAAAHK; from the coding sequence ATGACGCAGCTTTTGATCCGTCTGTTTATACGCCGTCCCAATTCTCCGCAGGATCCCCGCGTCCGTGCCGCCTACGGCAATCTGGCCAGTGTGGTGGGCATGGTGTGCAATATCCTGCTCTGTCTGGGCAAGTTTGTGGTAGGTACCCTGTTCGGCTCGATCGCCATCACCGCCGATGCGCTGAATAACCTTTCGGATGCTTCCTCCAATATCGTCAGTCTGGTGGGCTTCAAGCTGGCCGCCAAGGCACCGGATGCTGAGCATCCCTACGGCCACGCCCGTTTTGAGTATCTGGCGGGTCTGGTGGTCAGCGTGACCATTCTGGGCATCGGCTTCTCCCTGCTGAAGGAATCAGTCACCAAGGTGCTGCACCCCACACCGGTGCAGTTCGGCTGGCTGACCGTGGCGGTGCTGGTGGTATCCATTCTGGTCAAGCTGTGGATGAGCGGCTTCAACCGAACCATTGGACGTATCATTTCCTCCGAGACCCTCATCGCTACCGCCGCCGACAGTCGCAACGACGTGCTGAGCACCGCTGCCGTGCTGGTGGCTGCCATCCTCTGCCGGGTGACCGGCTGGGATGTGCTGGACGGCTTGATGGGCGTGGGTGTGGCGGTGTTTATCCTGATCTCCGGCTGGGGACTGGTGATGGATACCCTGAGCCCGCTGTTGGGCGAAAGCCCCAGCGAGGATCTGGTGGAGCATATCGAACAGACCGTGATGGGTTATCCCGGCGTGCTGGGCGTACATGACCTGATGGTGCATGACTACGGCCCCGGCCATCAGTTTGCGTCCATCCATGTGGAGCTGCCCGCTGAGCAGGACCCGCTGGAAGCGCACGACCTGATCGACAACATCGAGCGGGACTTTATGAAGCACGACCATCTGATGGTGACCATCCACTATGACCCCATCGTTACCTCGGACGCCGCCGTGGGGGTGCTGCGCAGCCGCCTGACCGAAAAGCTGCGCCAGCTGGACCCGGCGCTCTCACTGCACGACCTGCGCATCGTGCCGGGCAAGACCCACACCAATGTGCTTTTCGATCTGGTGCTCCCTGCGGGCTATGCCGGGGACAAGGTGGAGCTGCTGACCCAGATGGAGCAGTTCATCAAAGAGCAGGATCCCACCTATAACTGCATCATCAAGCTGGAACAGAGCTATACGGCTGCGGCTCATAAATGA
- a CDS encoding dicarboxylate/amino acid:cation symporter: MKKLFNSLPFRLLLGIFVGIILGQLFNENTMGVVVTLQYIMGQLITFCVPLIIIGFIAPSITKLGKNASRLLAVAIVIAYVSSVCAAFMSMGAGYGLIPHLSIDNNVAGLRELPGVVFELNIPQIMSVMSALVLSVLVGLAATWTNSKLTCDFLAEFQNIVLDIVSKVIIPVLPFYIAATFCGLSYEGTITHQLPAFLQIIVIVMAGHYIWLAVLYLLAGAYSGKNPWEVLRHYGPAYLTAVGTMSSAATLGVALECARKSKVLRKDMVSFGIPLFANIHLCGSVLTEVFFCMTVSKILYGKLPSVGTMILFCLLLGIFAIGAPGVPGGTVMASLGLITGVLMFDDAGTALMLAIFALQDSFGTACNVTGDGALTLMLTGYAEKHGIADTGDLESPIL; this comes from the coding sequence ATGAAAAAGCTATTCAATAGTCTGCCCTTCCGGCTTTTGCTGGGTATTTTTGTTGGTATCATCCTTGGTCAGCTGTTCAACGAGAACACCATGGGCGTTGTGGTGACCCTGCAGTATATCATGGGTCAGCTCATCACCTTCTGTGTGCCGCTGATCATCATTGGCTTCATTGCCCCGTCCATTACAAAGCTTGGCAAAAACGCCTCCCGCCTGCTGGCAGTGGCCATCGTCATCGCCTATGTGTCCTCTGTCTGCGCCGCTTTCATGAGCATGGGCGCCGGCTACGGCCTGATCCCTCACCTGTCCATCGACAACAATGTTGCCGGTCTGCGCGAGCTGCCGGGCGTCGTTTTTGAACTGAACATTCCCCAGATCATGAGCGTTATGAGCGCTCTGGTGCTGAGCGTTCTGGTGGGTCTGGCTGCCACCTGGACCAACAGCAAGCTGACCTGCGACTTTTTGGCCGAGTTCCAGAACATCGTGCTGGACATCGTGAGCAAGGTCATCATCCCCGTTCTGCCTTTCTACATTGCCGCCACCTTCTGCGGCCTGAGCTACGAGGGCACCATCACCCATCAGCTGCCCGCCTTCCTGCAGATCATTGTCATTGTCATGGCCGGCCACTACATCTGGCTGGCTGTGCTGTACCTGCTGGCCGGTGCTTACTCCGGCAAGAATCCCTGGGAAGTGCTGCGTCACTACGGCCCCGCTTACCTGACCGCTGTCGGTACCATGTCCAGTGCCGCTACGCTGGGTGTGGCGCTGGAGTGCGCCCGCAAGAGCAAGGTCCTGCGTAAGGATATGGTCAGCTTCGGCATCCCCCTGTTTGCCAACATCCACCTGTGCGGCTCTGTGCTGACTGAGGTGTTCTTCTGCATGACCGTTTCCAAGATCCTGTACGGCAAGCTGCCCAGCGTTGGCACCATGATCCTGTTCTGCCTGCTGCTCGGCATCTTCGCCATCGGCGCACCCGGCGTGCCCGGCGGCACTGTCATGGCTTCTCTGGGTCTGATCACCGGTGTCCTGATGTTCGACGACGCCGGTACGGCTCTGATGCTGGCTATCTTCGCCCTGCAGGACAGCTTCGGCACCGCCTGCAACGTGACTGGTGACGGCGCGCTGACCCTGATGCTGACCGGCTACGCCGAGAAGCACGGCATTGCCGATACCGGCGACCTTGAAAGCCCGATCCTGTGA
- a CDS encoding L-cysteine desulfidase family protein has protein sequence MDKQMFVRILNSEMELATGCTEPGAVALTAAEAGAALRKAGSTRVEAVTVRASINIIKNAMSAGIPGTSYQGMDYAAAIGAVGGDPVHLLEVMNYVPRGQMEEAAALVKAGKVKVEVAQVPQKLYVEVLVTSDGHTGRAVVRDLHTNVVLVEQDGVATLDKQHTDPAAAGDSDVVTPEQIAEFLTVRSIWDYCTEELDPLHDPIDIIRSAVQVNTTISNEGLSKEYGLAIGRNLELNCRKGLMTRDLTTNAMVIASAGADARMAGAPVSVVANSGSGNQGITATMPVVATARWLDIDEEKMLRAVTLSNLIAIRIKAKFGRLSNLCGATVAATGAACGIAYLLGGGYHEVCCTIQNMVGNITGMVCDGAKADCALKISTCVNAACQAAAMGVRGVRVQSTDGIVEHNVEYTLDNFATLSTHGTSDSVILDLMLNKHLPETE, from the coding sequence ATGGATAAACAGATGTTCGTTCGCATCCTGAACAGTGAGATGGAGCTGGCCACGGGCTGTACGGAGCCCGGCGCAGTCGCTCTCACCGCCGCAGAGGCGGGCGCAGCACTCCGCAAGGCGGGCAGCACACGGGTAGAAGCCGTGACCGTCCGCGCCAGCATCAATATTATCAAAAACGCCATGTCGGCAGGCATTCCGGGCACCTCGTATCAGGGCATGGATTACGCCGCCGCCATTGGTGCCGTAGGCGGTGACCCCGTCCACCTGCTGGAGGTCATGAACTATGTGCCCCGGGGGCAGATGGAGGAAGCCGCAGCCCTTGTCAAGGCAGGCAAGGTCAAGGTAGAGGTGGCACAGGTGCCGCAGAAGCTCTACGTTGAAGTGCTTGTCACTTCTGACGGCCACACCGGCCGTGCAGTGGTGCGCGACCTGCACACCAACGTGGTGCTGGTGGAGCAGGACGGCGTGGCGACGCTGGACAAGCAGCACACCGACCCCGCCGCAGCAGGGGACAGTGATGTGGTGACCCCGGAGCAGATCGCAGAATTTCTGACCGTCCGCTCCATCTGGGATTACTGCACTGAGGAGCTGGACCCCCTGCACGACCCCATCGACATCATCCGCAGCGCCGTACAGGTGAACACGACTATCAGCAACGAGGGTCTTTCCAAGGAATACGGCCTTGCCATTGGCCGCAATCTGGAACTGAACTGTCGCAAGGGTCTGATGACCCGTGACCTGACCACCAACGCCATGGTCATCGCTTCGGCCGGTGCGGACGCCCGCATGGCAGGCGCGCCGGTTTCGGTGGTGGCAAACTCCGGCAGCGGCAATCAGGGCATTACGGCTACCATGCCTGTTGTGGCAACTGCCCGCTGGCTGGACATCGACGAGGAGAAGATGCTCCGCGCCGTGACCCTTTCCAACCTGATCGCGATCCGCATCAAGGCCAAGTTTGGCCGCCTGAGCAACCTTTGTGGTGCAACGGTTGCTGCCACCGGCGCAGCCTGCGGCATTGCCTATCTGCTGGGCGGCGGCTACCACGAGGTATGCTGCACCATCCAGAACATGGTGGGCAACATCACCGGCATGGTATGCGACGGCGCAAAGGCCGACTGTGCACTGAAGATCTCCACCTGCGTCAACGCCGCCTGTCAGGCAGCTGCCATGGGCGTGCGCGGTGTGCGGGTGCAGAGCACCGATGGCATCGTGGAGCACAATGTGGAGTATACGCTGGACAACTTTGCCACCCTGAGCACCCACGGCACCAGCGACAGCGTGATCCTTGATCTGATGCTGAACAAACACCTCCCGGAGACGGAATGA
- a CDS encoding RidA family protein, which produces MKQVIVTPNAPAAIGPYSQGITAGQTVYVSGQLPIDPATGLIPEGIAAQTAQSLKNIQAILAQQEMTLANVVKTTVFLADINDFAEMNKVYGEYFAQPYPARSAVQVGKLPKDAPLEIECIAVK; this is translated from the coding sequence ATGAAACAGGTGATCGTTACCCCCAATGCTCCCGCTGCCATCGGCCCTTATTCGCAGGGCATCACTGCGGGGCAGACCGTCTATGTATCCGGGCAGCTGCCCATCGATCCGGCCACCGGCCTGATCCCGGAAGGCATCGCCGCCCAGACTGCACAGTCCCTCAAGAACATCCAGGCCATTTTGGCACAGCAGGAGATGACGCTGGCCAATGTGGTCAAGACCACGGTGTTTCTGGCGGACATCAACGATTTTGCAGAGATGAACAAGGTGTACGGCGAGTACTTTGCGCAGCCCTATCCCGCACGCAGTGCGGTGCAGGTGGGCAAGCTGCCCAAGGACGCTCCGCTGGAGATCGAGTGCATTGCTGTAAAGTAA
- a CDS encoding helix-turn-helix transcriptional regulator, with product MDARLEPYRVVVSFLGEALGPDYEVVLHDLTSEDGTIVAIVNNHISGRTEGAPLSNMALRFIQERMYEKQDYLAGYQGASQAKGRLRSSTMFIKDNGQLIGMLCVNFDAGKYSRIAQELLTLCGAHTEPSSTGIGVENFVSSLPDAVHSAIAEVTGSAGLPPDRLTMEEKIRIVESLHHAGIFYMKGAVSEVAAQLGSSEATIYRYLSKLK from the coding sequence ATGGATGCAAGACTTGAGCCTTATCGCGTAGTGGTATCTTTTCTGGGGGAGGCGCTGGGCCCGGACTACGAAGTAGTTCTGCACGACCTTACCAGTGAGGACGGCACCATTGTTGCCATCGTCAACAACCACATCAGCGGCCGCACCGAGGGTGCGCCCCTTTCCAACATGGCGCTGCGCTTCATTCAGGAGCGGATGTACGAAAAGCAGGATTATCTGGCGGGCTATCAGGGCGCTTCGCAGGCCAAGGGGCGTCTGCGCTCCTCCACCATGTTCATCAAGGACAACGGCCAGCTCATCGGCATGCTCTGCGTCAACTTTGATGCCGGCAAGTACAGCCGCATCGCGCAGGAGCTGCTCACCCTCTGCGGCGCGCACACCGAGCCCTCCTCTACCGGCATCGGGGTGGAGAACTTTGTCAGTTCCCTGCCCGACGCCGTGCACAGCGCCATTGCCGAGGTGACCGGCAGCGCCGGGCTGCCGCCCGACCGGCTGACCATGGAGGAGAAGATCCGCATCGTGGAGTCCTTGCACCACGCGGGCATCTTTTATATGAAGGGCGCCGTCAGTGAGGTCGCCGCCCAGCTGGGCTCCTCGGAGGCCACCATCTACCGCTACCTGAGCAAGCTGAAGTGA
- a CDS encoding alpha/beta hydrolase has translation MQIGNRPCRIYGEAHAEYLLLQLTGEHELQSMESEVTVIAQSAHHFLFAAIPVESWNDALSPWEAPAVWGKQGFGGKAAETLRFLTEQVIPTLKQQFRLPENVKIILGGYSLAGLFALWASTQTDLFYGVAAASPSVWFPGWIEFEQQRPMQTQRVYLSLGDKEEHTKNAVMAAVGDNIRTLHSRLAERSTDCTLEWNSGGHFKDADLRTAKAFRWTMEEHT, from the coding sequence ATGCAAATCGGGAACAGACCTTGCCGCATTTACGGCGAAGCCCATGCGGAATACCTACTGCTCCAACTGACCGGTGAACATGAGCTGCAAAGCATGGAAAGCGAGGTTACCGTTATTGCGCAGAGTGCGCACCACTTTCTGTTTGCGGCCATTCCGGTGGAAAGCTGGAATGATGCACTATCTCCGTGGGAAGCCCCTGCTGTGTGGGGAAAGCAAGGCTTTGGGGGCAAGGCTGCGGAAACCCTGCGCTTTCTGACAGAGCAGGTCATTCCCACGCTGAAGCAGCAGTTTCGTCTCCCGGAAAACGTCAAAATCATTCTGGGCGGCTATTCGCTGGCGGGATTGTTTGCGTTGTGGGCATCCACCCAGACCGATTTGTTCTACGGTGTCGCCGCTGCATCTCCTTCTGTTTGGTTTCCTGGCTGGATCGAGTTTGAGCAGCAGCGCCCGATGCAGACGCAGCGCGTTTATCTGAGCCTTGGCGACAAGGAAGAGCACACGAAAAACGCCGTCATGGCTGCGGTGGGGGATAATATCCGCACCCTGCACAGTCGGCTTGCAGAGCGTAGCACAGATTGCACGCTTGAATGGAACAGCGGCGGGCATTTCAAAGACGCCGACCTACGCACTGCGAAAGCCTTTCGGTGGACGATGGAGGAACACACATGA
- a CDS encoding YaiI/YqxD family protein: MTILIDADGCPVVNLTLQIAKQFGVPVIILCDTAHQIEREGAQTLVFDKGADSVDFALVNRVKPGDIVVTQDYGLASMCLAKCARVLNQNGLEYTADNIDALMLRRYENKKLLRAGKHPKGSPKRTKEQDVRFTDTLEKILNYNH; the protein is encoded by the coding sequence ATGACCATTTTGATTGATGCAGACGGCTGTCCGGTGGTGAACCTGACATTGCAGATTGCAAAACAGTTCGGCGTTCCTGTCATCATCCTGTGCGACACAGCTCACCAAATCGAGCGGGAAGGTGCGCAGACGCTGGTGTTCGATAAAGGGGCTGACAGCGTAGATTTTGCCCTCGTCAACCGGGTAAAGCCGGGGGATATCGTCGTGACACAGGACTACGGGCTGGCGAGTATGTGCCTTGCCAAGTGCGCCCGGGTGCTGAACCAGAATGGTCTGGAATACACCGCCGACAACATAGACGCCCTCATGTTGCGGCGTTATGAAAACAAAAAGCTCCTCCGCGCAGGAAAGCACCCCAAGGGGAGCCCAAAGCGGACGAAGGAGCAGGATGTCAGGTTTACGGATACGCTTGAGAAGATCTTGAACTACAACCATTGA
- a CDS encoding twin-arginine translocation signal domain-containing protein — MSYTFSRRAFLKYSAATAVAVVGAGLLNGCEYQDPKNPVCKTLPGAITSELPVRAGLRSMKIEGGTCTLMVDIESARQNPIPLDPYRFSVAVKDVEGKQVYFSDTYGGVRILDAENSLIYKKKPITIHLAADHFPALDEGQTVVFKYIPIRENSEYSMNWEITKEVYDAFNESSSGSGSSGASEPDASTTA, encoded by the coding sequence ATGTCTTATACATTTTCCCGCCGCGCATTCCTGAAGTATTCGGCGGCCACCGCTGTGGCTGTGGTCGGTGCCGGTCTGCTGAACGGCTGTGAATATCAGGATCCCAAGAACCCGGTCTGCAAAACGCTGCCCGGTGCGATCACCAGCGAGCTGCCGGTGAGAGCCGGCCTGAGAAGCATGAAGATCGAGGGTGGAACCTGCACCCTGATGGTGGATATCGAGTCTGCCCGTCAAAACCCCATCCCGCTGGACCCCTACCGTTTCTCTGTTGCTGTAAAGGATGTGGAGGGCAAGCAGGTCTACTTCAGCGATACCTACGGCGGCGTGCGTATTCTGGACGCCGAGAACAGCCTGATCTACAAGAAAAAGCCCATCACCATCCATCTGGCAGCCGACCACTTCCCTGCTTTGGATGAGGGTCAGACCGTGGTGTTCAAGTACATTCCCATCCGCGAAAACTCTGAGTATTCCATGAACTGGGAGATCACTAAGGAAGTGTACGATGCGTTCAACGAGTCGTCGTCCGGTTCCGGTTCCAGCGGGGCATCGGAGCCCGATGCGAGCACTACCGCCTGA
- a CDS encoding twin-arginine translocation signal domain-containing protein, whose amino-acid sequence MTGEFSRRSFLKYTALTAVAVAGSSLLSGCEYGYNPVQHAPGTSNVVLKVRTTLDRVEYDEDSNTTLFRLVVTNGRKNALEVTKANFAVKADGYLAYQNDKLQVTSPDSLSHQVKQGETFTYYVKAKGLNALTDGPVTLTYYPDLQYSEFSANWELAADVLEPDLSDSTTT is encoded by the coding sequence ATGACTGGGGAATTTTCCCGCCGCTCTTTCCTGAAATATACCGCACTTACCGCTGTGGCCGTAGCGGGCAGCAGCCTGCTGAGCGGCTGTGAGTACGGTTACAATCCGGTGCAGCACGCCCCCGGCACCAGCAATGTTGTGCTGAAGGTTCGTACCACGCTGGACCGGGTGGAATACGATGAAGATTCCAACACCACCTTGTTCCGGCTGGTGGTGACCAACGGCCGTAAAAACGCGCTGGAGGTCACTAAGGCAAACTTTGCCGTAAAGGCAGACGGATACTTGGCCTACCAGAACGACAAGTTGCAGGTGACTAGCCCGGATTCTCTGAGCCATCAGGTCAAGCAGGGCGAGACCTTCACCTATTATGTGAAAGCAAAGGGCCTGAACGCGCTGACAGACGGCCCTGTGACCCTTACCTACTACCCTGACCTGCAGTACAGCGAGTTCAGCGCCAACTGGGAGCTGGCCGCAGACGTTCTGGAGCCGGATCTCTCCGATTCCACCACGACCTGA
- a CDS encoding twin-arginine translocation signal domain-containing protein, with protein MSTVISRRSFLKCTGASAAALGAASLLGGCKSNGSDTVVEVKVGDTVRNWNGLGVQLTSVFHLTQDPVQPAGYEYLGVRVTTVNRSKTESYAIGAQGIDAINEAYPVPPLENVDANFQAMAAATPDFTAVCDDQPAACCANISLYNANSQSFSDVESLPPQGSAYIVLMLMVPKDWKQLKVTYVPTFLEGKSLTFVMNASDVIRS; from the coding sequence ATGTCTACTGTCATTTCCCGCCGCAGCTTCCTCAAGTGCACCGGTGCATCCGCCGCTGCACTGGGCGCAGCCAGCCTGCTGGGCGGCTGCAAGTCCAACGGCAGCGATACCGTGGTGGAGGTCAAGGTGGGCGATACCGTCCGCAACTGGAACGGCTTGGGCGTGCAGCTGACCAGCGTGTTCCACCTGACGCAGGACCCCGTGCAGCCGGCAGGCTATGAGTATCTGGGCGTGCGGGTGACCACCGTCAACCGCAGCAAGACCGAGAGCTACGCCATCGGCGCACAGGGCATTGATGCCATCAACGAAGCCTACCCCGTGCCCCCGCTGGAGAACGTGGACGCAAACTTTCAGGCCATGGCCGCCGCTACCCCGGATTTTACCGCCGTCTGCGATGACCAGCCCGCAGCCTGCTGCGCCAATATCTCGCTGTACAACGCCAATTCCCAGAGCTTTTCCGATGTGGAGAGCCTGCCCCCGCAGGGCAGCGCCTATATCGTGCTGATGCTCATGGTGCCCAAGGACTGGAAGCAGCTGAAAGTCACCTATGTGCCTACCTTCCTGGAGGGCAAGAGCCTGACCTTTGTGATGAACGCTTCCGACGTGATCCGCAGCTGA
- a CDS encoding helix-turn-helix domain-containing protein, with amino-acid sequence MEFNRIIKLLRKERGITQKQAAEDLGVSQALLSHYEKGIRECGLDFVVRVADYYNVSCDYLLGRSAERNGMMLSAEDLPNPEKMKDNVYHGSVLPTMNKKLISNSLNVLYAKIGQCHSKALTTEVSAYLMMAVAKMFRLLYSAEPHNASSMFSIEPHRWHGYSDAVMRMAEANVEALLDGQDVNGGEGVKDPACLAMTTESLTREFPLYTPSLLNLVKTSETHVKGLSPQE; translated from the coding sequence ATGGAGTTCAATCGTATCATCAAGCTGCTGCGCAAGGAGCGCGGCATCACCCAAAAGCAGGCGGCAGAGGATCTGGGGGTCTCTCAGGCGCTGCTGTCCCACTACGAAAAAGGCATCCGCGAGTGCGGCTTGGACTTTGTGGTGCGGGTGGCAGACTATTATAATGTTTCCTGCGACTACCTGCTGGGGCGCAGCGCCGAGCGCAACGGAATGATGCTCTCTGCCGAGGATCTGCCCAACCCCGAAAAGATGAAGGACAACGTCTACCACGGCAGCGTGCTGCCCACCATGAACAAAAAACTCATCTCTAACAGCCTGAACGTGCTCTACGCCAAGATCGGCCAGTGCCACAGCAAGGCACTGACCACCGAGGTGAGCGCTTACCTGATGATGGCGGTAGCCAAGATGTTCCGGCTGCTCTACTCCGCAGAGCCGCACAATGCTTCCAGTATGTTCAGCATTGAGCCGCACCGTTGGCACGGCTATTCCGACGCTGTGATGCGGATGGCTGAAGCCAATGTGGAGGCACTGCTGGACGGACAGGATGTGAACGGCGGCGAGGGCGTCAAGGACCCTGCCTGTCTTGCCATGACTACCGAGAGCCTGACGCGGGAATTCCCGCTGTACACGCCCAGCCTGTTAAATTTGGTCAAAACCAGCGAGACCCACGTCAAGGGGCTTTCGCCGCAGGAGTGA
- a CDS encoding leucine-rich repeat domain-containing protein, giving the protein MKLERKVRLCSAAAAVLIAAIALTGCGGSKTTASSAAASSVATSTAAATNNSCGEGVTWALADGTLTISGTGRMTNFTKDAPAPWADQADQITTIEVEGTVTSVGATAFKDCTALTTVNIADGVEYIEAGAFNGCTALTEVNIPLSVGYIKTGAFKDCNALTSVTIRDNCRLDMNVFPATVEVNRAEG; this is encoded by the coding sequence ATGAAACTCGAGCGCAAAGTCCGTCTGTGCAGCGCTGCCGCTGCTGTCCTGATCGCCGCCATCGCCCTGACCGGCTGCGGCGGCTCCAAGACCACTGCTTCTTCCGCAGCCGCTTCTTCTGTGGCTACTTCCACCGCTGCTGCCACCAACAACAGCTGCGGCGAGGGCGTGACCTGGGCACTGGCTGACGGCACCCTGACCATCAGCGGCACCGGCCGTATGACCAACTTCACCAAGGACGCCCCGGCTCCCTGGGCTGATCAGGCCGACCAGATCACCACCATTGAGGTGGAGGGCACCGTTACCAGCGTGGGCGCTACCGCCTTCAAGGACTGCACTGCCCTGACCACCGTGAACATCGCCGACGGCGTGGAGTACATCGAGGCCGGCGCTTTCAACGGCTGCACCGCCCTGACCGAGGTCAACATCCCCCTGAGCGTGGGCTACATCAAGACCGGCGCATTCAAGGACTGCAACGCCCTGACCAGCGTGACCATCCGCGACAACTGCCGTCTGGACATGAACGTGTTCCCCGCTACCGTGGAGGTCAACCGCGCCGAGGGCTAA